Proteins encoded within one genomic window of Tolypothrix bouteillei VB521301:
- a CDS encoding membrane protein, translating into MFARIRRLLGQFFTRSRTINNEPLNKVSLIVIILVDIFILINVFTGLDDISRWYLNPSQVYPCYAEWKNYRTQTNRDKDYEIIKLSLSEIYNSPSFQRNYQQIPEGHLGKVSELCLNYAGYKDKIYTSENRQTITTINQKQANIGSLERANRNIRAQYDSTLLEKLAGQPREQSINQIAAEKAKQTLDQNINKISILVRDISNLKNQLITKSESVNFLNFLKDESIFSTVERGYQQASFWYPSIQFAFQAIFLLPLILIALLVHRFAGARGYGLISLISWHLLVIFFIPLILKIFEFLQFGALFQFLFDIIAAIFGGLLFLISYIYILLIPLIGFGLIKFFQKVIFNSKLQAANRVQKSRCIKCAKKIRHSDIHCSHCGYHQYTECPNCHNFTYKHLPYCRECGHSQNSSHL; encoded by the coding sequence CATTTTAGTTGATATATTCATATTAATTAATGTTTTTACAGGGCTGGATGATATTAGTAGATGGTATCTCAACCCTTCGCAAGTTTATCCGTGTTATGCCGAGTGGAAGAACTATCGAACACAAACCAATAGAGATAAAGACTATGAAATTATTAAATTGTCATTATCAGAAATATATAATTCTCCATCATTTCAACGCAATTATCAGCAAATCCCAGAAGGGCATTTAGGTAAAGTTTCTGAACTCTGTTTGAACTATGCTGGATACAAAGATAAGATTTATACCTCAGAAAACAGACAAACTATAACAACTATTAACCAAAAACAAGCAAACATCGGTTCACTCGAACGGGCTAATCGTAATATTCGCGCTCAATATGATTCTACACTTTTGGAAAAACTGGCAGGGCAACCTCGCGAACAATCTATCAATCAAATCGCTGCTGAAAAAGCCAAGCAGACTTTAGATCAAAATATTAACAAAATTTCTATACTTGTCAGGGATATTTCTAATTTAAAAAATCAGCTAATTACCAAATCAGAAAGTGTCAACTTTCTAAATTTTCTGAAAGATGAAAGTATCTTTAGTACGGTAGAAAGAGGTTATCAACAAGCATCCTTTTGGTATCCAAGCATTCAATTCGCTTTTCAAGCTATCTTTCTCCTACCACTGATTCTCATCGCCTTATTAGTTCATAGATTTGCGGGAGCGAGAGGATACGGGCTGATCTCGTTAATTAGCTGGCATTTGTTAGTTATCTTTTTTATTCCTCTGATTCTCAAAATCTTTGAATTCTTACAATTTGGTGCTCTATTCCAGTTTCTTTTTGATATTATTGCTGCTATTTTTGGTGGCTTGCTTTTCCTTATCAGTTATATTTATATATTGCTGATACCGTTGATTGGTTTTGGGCTGATCAAATTTTTCCAAAAGGTAATCTTTAATTCCAAACTTCAAGCAGCAAATAGAGTTCAAAAATCACGCTGTATTAAGTGTGCAAAAAAAATCCGTCATAGTGACATTCACTGTTCGCATTGCGGTTACCATCAATATACTGAATGCCCGAACTGTCATAACTTCACATACAAACATTTGCCGTACTGTAGGGAGTGCGGGCATTCTCAAAATTCCTCTCATTTGTAA
- a CDS encoding FTR1 family iron permease, which translates to MNFSAAIPTFVITLREGVEAALVVGIVLALLKKAKQSRFNIWVYAGVGVGIAVSALIGVLFTWIIQVVSALNPQYSSVVEPLLEGIFSILAIFMLSWMLLWMTTQAKFMKAQVEGAVTGALKQNSNTGWGVFTLIFIAVVREGFETVLFVAANFQQGLVPAIGALAGILAAVAIGLLLFKWGIKINIRQFFQVMGILLVLIVAGLVVTALDKFDQAIATLSLSNRASESLCFYYERFTKIHSCILGPMVWNTSNVLPDDQFPGIILNALFGYTQYLYFIQALFYTMFLLTVGGFYFYSIRGTNKGSSKNQPVAQKK; encoded by the coding sequence ATGAATTTTAGTGCTGCTATTCCTACTTTTGTCATTACACTCCGAGAAGGAGTAGAAGCTGCTCTTGTGGTGGGTATTGTGCTAGCTTTGCTCAAAAAAGCCAAACAATCCCGTTTCAACATTTGGGTATATGCTGGAGTTGGTGTTGGAATTGCTGTGAGTGCGTTAATAGGTGTTCTGTTTACTTGGATAATCCAAGTCGTTAGCGCACTAAATCCTCAATACTCATCTGTAGTGGAGCCACTTCTAGAAGGTATTTTTAGCATCCTCGCAATCTTCATGCTGAGTTGGATGCTTCTTTGGATGACGACACAAGCCAAATTCATGAAAGCTCAGGTTGAAGGAGCAGTCACAGGTGCTTTAAAACAAAATTCAAACACGGGTTGGGGTGTTTTTACTCTGATATTTATTGCTGTTGTACGCGAAGGTTTTGAAACTGTTCTGTTCGTTGCTGCTAATTTTCAGCAAGGACTAGTACCTGCTATCGGTGCTCTTGCTGGAATTTTAGCTGCAGTTGCAATAGGTTTGCTTTTATTTAAATGGGGGATCAAAATCAACATCCGGCAGTTTTTTCAAGTCATGGGCATTTTGTTAGTATTGATTGTTGCTGGATTAGTTGTTACAGCCTTAGACAAATTTGACCAAGCTATTGCAACCCTTTCCCTGAGCAATCGTGCTTCAGAAAGCTTGTGTTTCTATTATGAACGGTTTACTAAAATCCACTCTTGTATTCTCGGACCAATGGTTTGGAATACCTCTAATGTCCTGCCTGATGACCAGTTTCCTGGTATTATTCTTAATGCTTTATTTGGCTACACTCAGTATCTCTATTTTATACAAGCCCTCTTTTATACTATGTTTTTACTGACTGTAGGCGGTTTTTATTTCTACAGTATCAGAGGGACAAATAAGGGAAGCAGTAAAAATCAGCCAGTAGCACAGAAGAAATGA
- a CDS encoding helix-hairpin-helix domain-containing protein: protein MKKYKYVCLAVAAAAIVALSSCNGTSTQTTENPSPAPVTNTSSQKTEGVSHSGHGGKKQININNAILSELDKFEAQLGVPALSHKIQANRPYANPEDLVAKKVVSQEQFDQIKDQVTVQEIVLSGEAKDVDYMTKLGLMKGHLLVAKELLDKNEPKQAEPHIGHPVEEIYVDVEDQLNERKVKEFKTSLISLQDFVKAKPKDAKVKTDFASSMQSIDTAIAALPAEQRTQPRFVLQVINGLLDASNSEYGAAIADGKISAAIEYQDSRGFVIYANELYKGISSQMAKEYPQEHKAIETNMTELVKVWPSAIPPLKPVKSPDDVTKLVKTIEQNSQKVVDSSSTQAQR from the coding sequence ATGAAAAAATATAAATACGTTTGTTTAGCTGTCGCAGCCGCAGCAATAGTCGCATTAAGTTCCTGTAACGGTACATCAACACAAACCACAGAAAATCCTTCACCAGCACCAGTGACTAACACAAGTTCCCAAAAGACAGAGGGAGTCAGTCATAGCGGACACGGTGGCAAAAAGCAAATCAACATTAACAATGCTATTCTCTCAGAATTGGATAAGTTTGAGGCACAGCTGGGTGTTCCCGCTCTATCACACAAAATTCAAGCAAATCGCCCCTATGCTAACCCTGAAGACTTAGTTGCTAAAAAAGTTGTCAGTCAAGAGCAATTTGACCAAATAAAAGACCAGGTGACAGTCCAGGAAATAGTACTGAGTGGTGAGGCAAAAGATGTTGATTATATGACCAAGCTAGGGTTGATGAAAGGACATCTTTTGGTAGCAAAAGAATTGTTAGATAAAAACGAACCCAAACAGGCAGAACCCCATATTGGACATCCAGTAGAAGAGATTTACGTGGATGTAGAAGACCAATTAAACGAGCGCAAAGTCAAAGAATTTAAGACAAGTTTGATAAGCTTGCAAGACTTTGTAAAAGCCAAGCCAAAAGACGCCAAAGTTAAAACTGATTTTGCCTCTTCCATGCAATCTATTGATACTGCGATCGCCGCTTTACCCGCAGAACAACGCACTCAACCCCGCTTCGTTCTACAAGTCATTAATGGGTTATTAGATGCGTCCAATTCAGAATATGGTGCGGCAATTGCAGATGGAAAAATCTCTGCAGCTATTGAGTATCAGGACTCTCGTGGCTTCGTCATCTACGCCAACGAATTGTACAAAGGGATTTCTAGCCAAATGGCAAAAGAGTATCCCCAAGAACACAAAGCAATTGAAACCAATATGACTGAACTAGTGAAAGTTTGGCCCTCTGCCATTCCACCCCTTAAACCTGTAAAATCGCCTGATGATGTTACCAAGCTAGTAAAAACCATTGAACAAAATTCCCAAAAAGTGGTTGATAGTTCTAGTACTCAAGCACAACGATAA